One genomic window of Tenacibaculum tangerinum includes the following:
- a CDS encoding pyridoxamine 5'-phosphate oxidase family protein: MKKYSKSKINRIKRGQNRAVYEVEKINTILDAGFIGFVSYTYEGSAISLPMAYGRNGNKIYLHGSQANRMLLSLLEGGKMSMTVMHLDALVLARSGLHHSVNYRSATLFGSVRKIEKATEKEAALHCFMEQMMKGRWDGIRPMKPEELSRTLVVEMAIETASAKIRDVGVNDDSEDYNLPIWAGLVPLKQVALAPISDENLRENIPIPSHVLEYYKLHQ; encoded by the coding sequence ATGAAAAAATATTCAAAATCAAAAATCAATAGAATAAAAAGAGGACAAAACCGAGCCGTTTATGAGGTTGAAAAAATCAATACGATTTTAGATGCAGGATTTATCGGATTTGTAAGCTATACTTATGAAGGAAGTGCCATTTCTTTACCCATGGCATACGGAAGAAATGGTAATAAAATATACTTGCATGGCTCACAAGCCAACAGAATGCTGTTATCGCTTTTAGAAGGAGGAAAAATGAGTATGACTGTGATGCATTTAGATGCGTTAGTATTGGCTCGTTCGGGGCTGCATCACTCGGTAAACTATCGCTCTGCTACGCTGTTTGGCTCCGTAAGAAAAATAGAAAAAGCTACAGAAAAAGAAGCCGCTTTGCATTGCTTTATGGAACAAATGATGAAAGGGCGTTGGGACGGTATCAGGCCCATGAAACCTGAAGAATTAAGCAGAACGCTGGTGGTAGAAATGGCTATTGAAACCGCTTCAGCAAAAATAAGAGATGTGGGAGTAAATGACGATTCAGAAGATTATAATTTACCTATTTGGGCAGGATTAGTTCCTTTAAAACAAGTTGCGTTAGCTCCTATTTCAGATGAAAACTTACGAGAAAATATTCCAATACCAAGTCATGTATTAGAATATTACAAATTGCATCAATAA
- a CDS encoding ATP-grasp domain-containing protein produces the protein MKKYDVVILTDKRYVTPKQVTNYIQNVLDEDNYVKIALENQGLKVIRLSWDDATFDWSTTKYILFRTTWDYFDRFTEFSIWLNNVSKQTILLNSEKIIRWNIDKHYLQDLQQNGVSICESYFIEKETQITLNELSKMYRLTDFVIKPCISGAARHTYKITSENLTEHEEIFSKLIAEEAMIIQPFQYNIVEKGEISLMVMNGKFTHAVLKRAKSGDFRVQDDFGGSVHNYTPTPEEIAFAENAVKACIELPIYARVDVFTDNSGNLAIAELELIEPELWFRNHPAAANELAKGIKELMRN, from the coding sequence ATGAAAAAATACGATGTTGTTATCCTCACAGATAAAAGGTATGTCACTCCGAAACAAGTTACTAACTATATTCAAAATGTATTAGATGAAGACAATTATGTAAAAATTGCTCTTGAAAACCAAGGATTGAAAGTGATTCGCCTTTCTTGGGACGATGCTACTTTTGATTGGTCTACAACAAAATATATACTTTTTAGAACGACTTGGGACTATTTTGATCGCTTTACTGAGTTTTCCATTTGGTTGAACAACGTTAGTAAACAAACCATCCTGTTAAATTCAGAAAAAATTATTCGTTGGAATATCGACAAACACTATTTACAAGATTTACAGCAAAATGGGGTATCTATTTGCGAATCTTACTTCATAGAAAAAGAAACCCAAATTACCTTAAACGAACTTTCGAAAATGTATCGTTTAACAGATTTTGTTATAAAACCATGTATTTCAGGTGCTGCAAGACACACTTATAAGATTACTTCAGAAAACCTTACAGAGCATGAAGAAATATTTTCAAAATTAATCGCTGAAGAAGCAATGATTATACAACCTTTTCAATACAATATTGTAGAAAAAGGAGAAATTTCGCTCATGGTGATGAATGGAAAGTTTACACACGCCGTTTTAAAAAGAGCAAAGTCAGGAGATTTTAGAGTACAAGACGATTTTGGAGGCTCGGTTCATAACTACACCCCTACTCCAGAAGAAATTGCATTTGCTGAAAACGCCGTAAAAGCCTGTATAGAACTTCCTATATATGCTCGAGTTGATGTTTTTACTGATAATAGTGGTAACTTAGCCATTGCAGAATTAGAACTCATAGAACCCGAATTGTGGTTTAGAAATCATCCCGCTGCTGCTAATGAACTAGCAAAAGGAATTAAAGAATTAATGCGTAACTAA
- the fdhD gene encoding formate dehydrogenase accessory sulfurtransferase FdhD → MLEAPLQININNTPYTVVMRTPGDDKELIRGLLYAEDIYKKQKNISIEVVKSEKDFSTILNVTIPLNELGSGYLNKRTLLSVSSCGICGKQELKDLNVKGSTLSYNQNKKLNSVLESVPNMFLTMKKRQYVFEKTGGSHACAIFNERQELLTIKEDIGRHNAVDKCVGDLIQQKKLKESRYMLVSGRVSYEIVSKAFLAKIPVIVAVSACSSLAVDFAKEFGIALIGFSREANMTIYSNLEAIT, encoded by the coding sequence GTGTTAGAAGCTCCATTGCAAATAAACATTAACAACACACCCTACACGGTTGTAATGAGAACTCCTGGCGATGACAAAGAGTTAATTAGAGGTTTATTGTATGCTGAAGACATTTATAAAAAGCAAAAAAATATCAGTATCGAAGTAGTAAAAAGTGAAAAAGACTTTTCTACCATACTAAATGTCACAATTCCACTAAATGAATTAGGTAGCGGATATCTAAACAAGCGAACACTTTTATCTGTTTCTTCTTGCGGAATTTGCGGAAAACAAGAACTAAAAGACCTAAATGTAAAAGGAAGTACCCTTTCGTATAATCAAAATAAAAAACTGAATTCAGTTCTTGAATCGGTACCCAATATGTTTTTAACAATGAAAAAAAGACAATATGTATTTGAAAAAACTGGAGGAAGCCATGCGTGTGCCATTTTTAATGAACGTCAAGAACTACTCACCATCAAAGAAGATATTGGTCGCCATAATGCTGTAGACAAATGTGTAGGTGATTTGATACAGCAAAAAAAACTGAAAGAATCTCGTTACATGCTGGTAAGTGGCAGAGTCTCTTACGAAATAGTATCAAAAGCCTTTTTAGCTAAAATACCTGTCATAGTAGCAGTTTCTGCTTGCTCTTCTTTAGCTGTCGATTTTGCAAAAGAATTTGGTATCGCCCTTATTGGCTTTAGTAGAGAGGCGAACATGACCATTTATTCAAATCTAGAAGCGATTACATAA
- a CDS encoding DinB family protein has product MKKKQLEPTEYNEYYAGYLSKVSGNTTLKEGFKKDEETVMRFFSSIPKEKLAYRYQPEKWSVKEVLQHIIDTERIFMYRLLRIARKDTTQIEGFDQNIYIEPSNANTKTIETLLEEFTITCLYSVNLLNSISNDDLYTMGIANNAPISARACAFILLGHSSWHIDIIKERYL; this is encoded by the coding sequence ATGAAAAAAAAGCAATTAGAACCAACAGAGTATAATGAGTATTATGCAGGATACCTATCTAAAGTATCAGGCAATACAACGTTAAAAGAAGGATTTAAAAAAGATGAAGAAACTGTAATGAGATTTTTCTCATCTATTCCAAAAGAAAAATTAGCATATCGTTATCAGCCAGAAAAATGGAGTGTTAAAGAAGTATTACAGCATATTATTGATACTGAACGTATTTTTATGTATCGATTGTTACGAATAGCCAGAAAAGATACCACCCAAATCGAAGGTTTCGACCAAAACATATATATAGAACCCTCTAACGCAAATACCAAAACAATTGAAACTTTATTAGAAGAATTTACAATAACATGTTTGTACTCAGTAAACCTATTGAACAGTATTTCTAACGATGATTTATATACAATGGGAATCGCTAACAACGCTCCTATTTCGGCAAGAGCTTGTGCTTTTATCTTGTTAGGTCATAGTAGCTGGCATATCGATATTATAAAAGAACGTTACTTGTAA
- the pdxR gene encoding MocR-like pyridoxine biosynthesis transcription factor PdxR — protein sequence MFPYKTSLQLNKALKEPLYLQLANQFILLIRNGKLVPGTKLLGSRTLADLLKIHRKTVVACYEELLLQGWVESIPKKGTFVNTKLPLTQKTAITDSFYISEKEYSGFSFYRNDGLLEKKIEKREGVMYINDGVSDTRLAPAEEIARIYRRIASRKSIPTFLDYGTTYGNQKLREVLATYLNETRGLQVSKEHILITRGSQMGIWLSSQLLLNKDDIIVVGETNYASADITFLQRKARIKRVLVDDNGLVVKEIEKLCKKRAIKAVYVTSHHHHPTTVTLSAERRIHLLNLAKKYNFAIIEDDYDYDFNYNHAPILPLASHDTHGNVIYIGSVCKTVAPAFRVGYLIASKDFVNEAAKLRGYVDRQGDALLELAFAEFIKSGDLDSHIRKVMKVYLERRDIFCKLLKENLADYFKFEIPKGGMAVWLRLNKQYAWSLVAEEAVKHGLVIGEWQRYDLANKKHNGIRIGFASYTKDEIVLLIQRLIATCKSIKKAL from the coding sequence ATGTTTCCTTATAAAACTTCTTTACAACTGAATAAAGCTCTTAAAGAACCTTTATACCTACAGCTAGCCAACCAGTTTATTTTATTAATAAGAAATGGAAAGTTAGTTCCTGGTACAAAGCTGTTGGGCTCTAGAACCTTGGCGGATTTATTAAAAATTCACAGAAAAACAGTGGTAGCTTGTTACGAAGAATTGCTGTTGCAAGGTTGGGTAGAAAGTATTCCTAAGAAAGGTACTTTTGTAAATACGAAGCTACCACTTACCCAAAAAACAGCGATAACTGATAGCTTTTATATTTCTGAAAAGGAGTATTCAGGATTTTCTTTTTACAGAAATGATGGTCTTTTAGAAAAGAAGATTGAGAAAAGAGAAGGGGTTATGTATATAAATGATGGTGTATCTGATACGAGATTGGCTCCTGCTGAAGAAATTGCTAGAATTTACCGCAGAATCGCTTCAAGAAAATCGATTCCTACTTTTTTAGATTACGGTACTACTTATGGAAACCAAAAATTAAGAGAGGTTTTAGCGACATATCTCAATGAAACACGTGGTTTACAGGTTTCAAAAGAACACATATTAATTACTAGAGGAAGCCAAATGGGTATTTGGTTATCTTCGCAACTGCTTTTAAACAAAGATGATATCATAGTTGTAGGGGAAACCAATTATGCTTCTGCAGACATTACTTTTTTACAACGAAAAGCTCGTATTAAAAGGGTTTTGGTCGATGATAATGGTTTGGTTGTAAAAGAGATTGAAAAACTATGTAAAAAACGAGCGATAAAGGCTGTGTACGTTACTTCACATCACCATCACCCAACTACTGTTACCTTATCTGCCGAGAGAAGAATTCATTTGTTAAACTTAGCCAAGAAATACAATTTTGCAATCATTGAAGATGATTATGATTACGATTTTAATTATAATCATGCACCTATTTTACCCTTGGCAAGTCATGATACTCATGGAAATGTAATTTATATTGGTTCAGTTTGTAAAACTGTTGCCCCTGCATTTAGAGTTGGGTATTTAATTGCTTCAAAAGATTTTGTAAACGAAGCAGCTAAATTAAGAGGTTATGTAGATCGACAAGGCGATGCTCTTTTAGAGTTAGCATTTGCAGAGTTCATTAAATCTGGAGATTTAGACAGCCATATACGTAAGGTTATGAAAGTATACTTAGAGCGACGAGATATATTTTGTAAATTGTTAAAAGAGAATTTAGCAGATTATTTTAAGTTCGAGATTCCTAAAGGAGGAATGGCTGTATGGTTGCGTTTGAATAAGCAATACGCTTGGTCGCTAGTTGCAGAAGAGGCAGTAAAACATGGGTTAGTAATAGGAGAGTGGCAACGTTACGATTTAGCTAACAAAAAGCATAATGGCATACGAATTGGTTTTGCCAGTTATACCAAAGATGAAATAGTGCTTTTAATACAGCGATTAATAGCTAC
- a CDS encoding heme-binding protein: MADEIIKKIELTKFNNEVALQMGLAIVEFAKKQNQHIAISVERLHYTVFLFVDDTLCSDNLNWLRRKANVAKRFEESSLRVKHDLTNGNMTLKETFALNPKDFLAKGGAIPIFVKDAGMIAFISVSGLKDEEDHKIIVDALKGKCIN; this comes from the coding sequence ATGGCTGATGAAATTATAAAAAAGATAGAATTAACTAAGTTCAATAATGAAGTAGCACTTCAAATGGGGCTCGCCATCGTTGAGTTTGCGAAAAAACAAAATCAACATATAGCCATATCTGTTGAAAGGTTACATTACACCGTGTTTTTATTTGTTGATGATACCTTATGTTCTGACAATCTTAATTGGTTAAGAAGAAAAGCAAACGTAGCCAAACGATTCGAAGAAAGTTCGTTGCGTGTAAAACACGACTTAACTAACGGCAATATGACTCTCAAAGAAACATTTGCTTTAAATCCAAAAGATTTTCTTGCCAAAGGAGGCGCCATTCCTATTTTTGTAAAAGATGCTGGAATGATAGCGTTCATAAGTGTTTCTGGACTCAAAGATGAAGAAGACCACAAGATTATTGTCGATGCACTTAAAGGAAAATGTATTAATTAG
- a CDS encoding class I SAM-dependent methyltransferase, with protein sequence MNTNILHTNVQNYINNNLNTNIEQLIFKGSPFEGVSIQELVNQIIAKQKSAKKLPTWFNTENIYYPPKVSIEQTSSEITAAYKSKLVSGDSIIDITGGFGVDCYEFAKQFKKVVHCEINKELSEIVSHNYEQMKVPTIKTIAIDGLEYLKNTSEKFDCIYIDPSRRNDQKGKVFLLKDCLPNVPENLDFLFEKSDTILIKNSPILDITSTIKELKFVKEIHIIAVYNEVKELLFILKKGFKDVVEIKTVNILKNNTEEFYFSREKTLDFEYSLPQNYLYEPNAAILKSGGFDEVASQLEVYKLHRHSHLYTSKNFIENFPGRSFTIMNVYTYHKKKIKKQITTSKANITTRNFPKTVAQIRKETKIKDGGDDYLFFTTNIDNELVIIHCKKTY encoded by the coding sequence TTGAATACAAACATTTTACATACCAACGTTCAGAACTACATAAATAACAATCTAAACACCAATATAGAACAATTGATTTTTAAAGGAAGTCCGTTTGAAGGAGTTTCAATTCAAGAATTGGTAAATCAAATTATCGCAAAACAAAAATCAGCAAAAAAATTACCCACTTGGTTCAATACAGAAAACATCTATTATCCGCCAAAAGTAAGTATCGAGCAAACCTCGTCAGAAATAACAGCCGCCTACAAATCGAAATTAGTCTCTGGAGACTCTATTATTGACATTACTGGCGGTTTTGGGGTAGATTGTTATGAATTTGCCAAACAGTTTAAAAAAGTAGTTCATTGTGAGATAAATAAAGAATTATCAGAAATAGTTTCTCATAACTATGAACAAATGAAAGTACCAACTATTAAAACAATAGCGATAGATGGATTGGAATATTTAAAAAATACTTCTGAAAAATTTGACTGTATTTATATCGACCCATCTAGAAGAAATGACCAAAAAGGAAAAGTATTTTTATTAAAAGATTGTTTGCCTAATGTACCTGAAAATTTAGATTTTTTATTTGAAAAATCAGATACTATCCTAATAAAAAACTCACCTATTTTAGATATTACATCTACTATAAAAGAACTAAAATTCGTTAAAGAAATACATATAATTGCAGTTTATAATGAAGTAAAAGAGCTTCTTTTTATCTTGAAAAAAGGATTTAAAGATGTTGTTGAAATAAAAACAGTTAACATACTAAAAAACAACACTGAAGAATTTTATTTTTCACGAGAGAAAACCTTGGATTTTGAATATTCACTTCCTCAAAACTATCTCTATGAACCCAATGCTGCCATTTTAAAATCAGGCGGGTTTGATGAAGTTGCGAGTCAATTAGAAGTGTATAAATTACATCGACACTCTCACCTATATACTTCCAAAAATTTCATAGAAAACTTTCCTGGTAGAAGTTTTACAATAATGAATGTATATACTTACCACAAGAAAAAAATCAAAAAACAAATTACTACTTCCAAAGCAAATATTACCACTCGCAATTTTCCAAAGACAGTGGCTCAAATAAGAAAAGAAACTAAAATAAAAGATGGTGGTGACGATTACTTATTTTTTACGACAAACATTGATAATGAGCTCGTTATTATTCACTGTAAAAAAACATACTAA